In one Terriglobales bacterium genomic region, the following are encoded:
- the dapA gene encoding 4-hydroxy-tetrahydrodipicolinate synthase, with product MRLRGCGTALVTPFKSDGSIDEPALRALVAWQVESGIDFLVPCGTTGETPTLSREEWLRVIDITIEVAAGRVPIVAGATSNSTTEAVEKARAVAARKGVDAILTASPYYNKPTQEGQYLHFRAIAESVDKPLVLYNVPGRTGANLEPATLARLAGIPNIVAVKEASGNMGQIADVFQRVPEGFLVFSGDDSITLPVVSLGGMGVISVASNEIPREMAEMTRAALADDWATARSLHRKYLALMEANFIESNPIPVKAVLAMMGRIEEFYRLPLCSMKKENRAKLERIAAEAGLIPKAVAAR from the coding sequence ATGAGATTGCGTGGCTGTGGTACCGCCCTCGTCACTCCGTTCAAGTCCGATGGCTCCATTGACGAGCCTGCGCTCCGAGCGCTGGTCGCCTGGCAAGTGGAATCCGGCATCGATTTCCTAGTTCCCTGCGGAACGACCGGTGAGACGCCGACGCTTTCCCGTGAGGAGTGGTTGCGCGTCATCGATATCACCATCGAAGTCGCGGCCGGCCGCGTGCCCATCGTCGCCGGCGCCACCTCCAACTCCACGACCGAGGCGGTGGAGAAGGCACGCGCCGTTGCGGCCCGCAAGGGCGTGGACGCCATCCTTACGGCCTCGCCCTACTACAACAAGCCCACGCAGGAAGGCCAGTATCTGCACTTCCGTGCCATCGCCGAGAGCGTGGACAAGCCGCTGGTGCTCTACAACGTGCCCGGACGCACCGGCGCCAACCTCGAACCGGCCACGTTGGCGCGCCTGGCCGGGATTCCCAACATCGTCGCTGTGAAGGAGGCCAGCGGCAACATGGGGCAGATTGCGGACGTTTTCCAGCGCGTCCCGGAAGGCTTTCTGGTGTTCTCCGGCGACGACTCCATCACCCTGCCCGTCGTCTCTCTCGGCGGCATGGGCGTCATCTCGGTGGCCTCGAATGAGATTCCCCGCGAGATGGCGGAGATGACTCGCGCCGCCCTCGCCGACGACTGGGCCACCGCCCGCAGCCTCCACCGCAAGTACCTAGCCTTGATGGAGGCCAACTTCATCGAGTCCAACCCGATTCCGGTTAAAGCTGTGTTGGCCATGATGGGGCGCATCGAGGAGTTCTATCGGCTGCCTCTTTGCTCCATGAAGAAAGAGAACCGTGCCAAGCTGGAGAGAATCGCCGCCGAGGCAGGCCTGATCCCGAAGGCAGTGGCAGCACGCTGA
- a CDS encoding 2,3,4,5-tetrahydropyridine-2,6-dicarboxylate N-succinyltransferase, with the protein MEELRAAIERLFALGASLRSVRTDHVEAHRVFVDFRRALTDGRIRSAEKIDGRWQTNVWVKQGILLGFRLGELAEMGEPRGLSFVDKDTFPLRRFRVADGVRVVPGGSSVRQGAYVAPGVVCMPPMYINVGAYVDEGTMVDSHVLVGSCAQVGKRVHLSAGSQIGGVLEPVNASPVIIEDEVLVGGNCGVYESTLVRARAVLGAGVILTRSTPLFDLARGEVYRATPEAPLEVPEGAVVVAGSRAIARGKATEWGLSLYTPVIVKYRDEKTDRSAELEDLLR; encoded by the coding sequence ATGGAAGAGTTGCGTGCAGCTATCGAGCGGCTATTCGCGCTCGGCGCCAGCCTACGAAGCGTCCGCACCGACCATGTGGAAGCGCACCGCGTGTTCGTTGATTTTCGGCGCGCCCTTACCGACGGCCGGATCCGCTCCGCGGAGAAGATCGATGGCCGCTGGCAGACCAACGTATGGGTCAAGCAGGGCATCCTGCTCGGCTTCCGGCTGGGCGAACTGGCCGAAATGGGCGAGCCGCGGGGGCTCAGCTTCGTGGACAAGGATACGTTTCCCCTGCGGCGCTTCCGCGTGGCGGACGGCGTGCGGGTGGTGCCCGGCGGCTCTTCGGTGCGCCAGGGAGCGTACGTGGCGCCGGGCGTGGTCTGTATGCCGCCCATGTACATCAACGTCGGCGCGTACGTGGACGAAGGCACCATGGTGGACTCGCATGTGCTGGTCGGTTCGTGCGCGCAGGTCGGTAAGCGTGTTCATCTGAGCGCCGGATCGCAGATCGGCGGCGTGCTGGAACCGGTGAATGCTTCGCCCGTGATCATCGAAGACGAAGTGCTGGTGGGCGGCAATTGCGGCGTGTACGAAAGTACTCTGGTGAGAGCGCGCGCCGTGCTGGGGGCGGGCGTCATCCTGACCCGTTCCACTCCGCTCTTCGATTTGGCCCGCGGCGAAGTGTATCGCGCGACACCGGAGGCGCCGCTCGAGGTTCCGGAAGGCGCCGTGGTAGTTGCGGGCAGTCGCGCCATTGCGCGCGGTAAAGCCACAGAGTGGGGACTCTCACTCTACACGCCGGTGATCGTGAAATATCGCGACGAAAAGACCGATCGGAGCGCGGAACTCGAGGACCTGCTGCGGTGA